From one Dermacentor silvarum isolate Dsil-2018 chromosome 3, BIME_Dsil_1.4, whole genome shotgun sequence genomic stretch:
- the LOC119445093 gene encoding protein D2, with the protein MSGGIALPDLYLWKDSGLISDLSLADTPHALLDIQYAELLVSELNKTYTLEQTQSAPQVRLRGYLRCGSPYSLLMVDPDAPNRKDHVKRSWLHWMVLNAPSSDKFHEGDVAMPYNGPNPPKGSGPHRYVFLVYCQDGAHLNKDEMTPKERPSYNVAEFAKKLATKMPIAGCFYYVEKI; encoded by the coding sequence ATGTCGGGAGGCATCGCTTTGCCCGACCTCTACCTGTGGAAGGACTCCGGCCTGATAAGCGACCTGTCCCTGGCCGACACGCCTCACGCGCTCCTGGACATCCAATACGCAGAGTTGCTCGTGTCGGAACTCAACAAGACGTACACGCTCGAACAGACGCAGAGCGCTCCACAGGTTAGGCTTAGGGGCTACCTCAGGTGCGGCTCTCCGTACTCGCTGCTTATGGTCGACCCGGACGCGCCTAACCGGAAGGATCACGTGAAGCGAAGTTGGCTCCACTGGATGGTGCTCAACGCGCCGAGCAGCGACAAGTTTCACGAAGGCGACGTCGCCATGCCGTACAATGGTCCGAACCCTCCCAAAGGGTCGGGACCTCACCGGTACGTGTTCTTGGTCTACTGCCAGGACGGAGCGCACCTGAACAAGGACGAGATGACGCCCAAGGAAAGGCCCAGCTACAACGTCGCTGAATTCGCCAAGAAACTGGCCACGAAGATGCCAATCGCAGGCTGCTTCTATTACGTCGAGAAAATCTGA
- the LOC119445094 gene encoding protein D1: protein MTIIKLSALLLLLVATLWGPSRQEAAKEGSSSGVKKAEPMSGGIALPDLYLWKDSGLISDLSLTDAPHALLDVQYADVLVSELNKTYTLEQTQSAPQVRLRGYLRCGSPYSLLMVDPDAPSRKNPVKRSWLHWMVLNAPSSDKFHEGDVVMPYNGPNPPKGSGPHRYVFLVYCQDGAHVNKDEMTPKERPSYNVARFAEKLATKMPIAGCFYYVEKV, encoded by the coding sequence ATGACGATAATCAAGCTTTCGGCTCTGCTGCTGCTCCTGGTAGCGACTCTGTGGGGCCCCAGTCGCCAAGAAGCGGCCAAGGAAGGCTCCAGCAGCGGGGTCAAAAAGGCAGAGCCCATGTCGGGAGGCATCGCTTTGCCCGACCTCTACCTGTGGAAGGACTCCGGCCTGATAAGCGACCTGTCCCTGACCGATGCGCCTCACGCGCTCCTGGACGTCCAATACGCTGACGTACTCGTGTCGGAACTCAACAAGACGTACACGCTCGAACAGACGCAGAGCGCTCCACAGGTTAGGCTTAGGGGCTACCTCAGGTGCGGCTCTCCGTACTCGCTGCTCATGGTCGACCCGGACGCGCCTAGCCGGAAGAATCCCGTGAAGCGAAGTTGGCTCCACTGGATGGTGCTCAACGCGCCGAGCAGCGACAAATTTCACGAAGGCGACGTCGTCATGCCGTACAATGGTCCGAACCCTCCCAAAGGGTCAGGACCTCACCGGTACGTGTTCTTGGTCTACTGCCAGGACGGAGCGCACGTGAACAAGGACGAGATGACGCCCAAGGAAAGGCCCAGCTACAACGTCGCCAGATTCGCCGAGAAACTGGCCACGAAGATGCCAATAGCGGGCTGCTTCTATTACGTCGAGAAAGTCTGA